In Synergistaceae bacterium DZ-S4, a single window of DNA contains:
- a CDS encoding metallophosphoesterase, whose product MGRFMIFLAVSSIVLILVNIYLSKRYGKLLSDHRSRIPARAAAYVLFSGLSLFLSSLFFQNWIYQHRALTLPVRYISAFYICMVIYSLLLFLAGDSLAFLGSLFKIHHKLNSSLSKIYAKGLLVPAVATMITLYAFYNAVNFKVTEYEIFIDKRSAIPSIDAVMISDLHVGTSIGKKEITQIKAMIEELSPQIVFICGDLFDHASYEEIMRFTAEKLGSIKTEYGTFFVTGNHEYYLGDMSEILSYFEGTGIRVLQDETIMIGDIYIAGRKDIRENERIPLSKILEGTEKIRPVIVLDHQPNAIDEAAENGVDLQLSGHTHNGQLFPFNYIVGLANHTHYGIVDEGALKAVVSSGIGTWKYPVRTGSSSEIVRVRVNFLK is encoded by the coding sequence ATGGGCCGATTCATGATCTTTCTTGCGGTCAGCTCAATAGTGCTGATCCTTGTGAATATTTACCTTTCCAAAAGGTACGGGAAGCTCCTGAGTGATCACAGATCCAGGATCCCCGCAAGGGCGGCGGCATATGTCCTGTTCTCAGGCTTGTCACTCTTTCTCTCATCCCTATTTTTTCAGAACTGGATCTATCAGCACCGGGCATTGACACTGCCGGTGAGGTACATTTCCGCATTTTACATCTGTATGGTCATATATTCGTTACTCCTTTTCCTTGCAGGGGACAGTCTTGCGTTTTTGGGCAGTTTGTTTAAAATCCACCATAAACTTAATTCTTCATTGTCCAAAATATATGCAAAAGGACTGCTCGTTCCTGCTGTTGCAACGATGATCACGCTTTATGCCTTTTACAACGCGGTGAATTTCAAGGTCACAGAATATGAGATATTTATTGACAAGAGATCTGCCATCCCTTCGATAGATGCTGTTATGATCTCCGATCTTCATGTCGGGACTTCTATAGGAAAAAAAGAGATAACTCAGATCAAAGCCATGATCGAGGAGCTTTCGCCTCAGATCGTCTTTATTTGCGGCGACCTGTTCGACCATGCGTCATATGAGGAGATCATGCGGTTTACAGCAGAAAAGCTGGGGAGTATCAAGACTGAATACGGGACTTTTTTTGTAACAGGAAACCACGAATACTACCTCGGAGATATGTCAGAGATACTTTCATACTTTGAGGGTACCGGTATCAGAGTCCTTCAGGATGAGACGATAATGATCGGTGACATTTATATCGCCGGAAGGAAAGATATCAGGGAGAATGAGCGCATTCCGCTTTCAAAAATACTTGAAGGTACAGAAAAAATCAGGCCGGTCATCGTACTTGACCACCAACCCAATGCAATAGATGAAGCGGCAGAGAACGGTGTCGATCTTCAGCTTTCCGGACACACCCACAACGGACAGCTTTTTCCCTTCAATTATATCGTTGGACTCGCAAACCACACACATTACGGTATCGTCGACGAAGGAGCCCTTAAAGCTGTCGTAAGTTCGGGTATCGGCACCTGGAAATACCCGGTGAGAACAGGAAGTTCTTCAGAAATAGTAAGAGTCAGGGTAAACTTTCTTAAATAG